In Cyclopterus lumpus isolate fCycLum1 chromosome 17, fCycLum1.pri, whole genome shotgun sequence, a genomic segment contains:
- the LOC117746779 gene encoding phospholipid phosphatase 3-like isoform X1, with amino-acid sequence MQRCLIYEKTMAAETRNGVSSLNNNTGKDHSRRKLLVGVDLFCLFLAGLPFLVIETSAVQPYHRGFYCDDESIMYPAKHGDTISDGVLSAAGILITILSIIIGESYRIYFLNEGSKSFVGNPYISALYKQVGVFIFGCAISQSFTDIAKVSVGRMRPHFLDVCKPDFSTINCSLGYITDYQCQGPESKVQEARKSFFSGHASFSMYTMLYLVFYLQSRFTWHGARLLRPLTQFTLVMMSFYTGLSRVSDHKHHPTDVLAGFVQGALVAYCIVFFVSDLFKFKGRRSTLSPAPVKKDLVPQADIRERSNHLIMA; translated from the exons ATGCAACGCTGTTTGATATATGAGAAAACGATGGCTGCGGAGACGAGGAACGGCGTGAGTTCACTGAACAACAACACCGGCAAAGACCacagcaggaggaagctgctggtCGGAGTGGACCTCTTCTGCCTGTTTCTCG CCGGCCTGCCTTTCTTGGTCATTGAGACCAGTGCTGTTCAGCCTTACCATAGAGGGTTTTACTGCGATGATGAGTCCATCATGTACCCGGCCAAACATGGAGACACCATTAGCGACGGTGTGCTTAGCGCTGCTGGCATTCTAATCACCATCCTCTCT ATCATCATCGGGGAGAGCTACAGGATCTACTTTCTGAACGAGGGATCCAAGTCCTTTGTGGGGAACCCCTACATATCTGCGCTGTACAAGCAAGTGGGCGTGTTCATCTTCGGCTGCGCCATCAGCCAGTCCTTCACTGACATCGCCAAAGTGTCAGTGGGCCGCATGCGCCCTCACTTCCTCGACGTGTGCAAGCCGGACTTCTCCACTATCAACTGCTCCCTGGGCTACATCACTGACTACCAGTGTCAGGGGCCAGAGAGCAAAGTTCAGGAGGCCAG GAAGTCTTTCTTCTCTGGACATGCATCATTCTCCATGTACACCATGCTTTACCTGGTG TTTTACCTGCAGTCTCGTTTCACTTGGCATGGAGCTCGCCTGCTGCGCCCTCTGACCCAGTTCACCCTCGTCATGATGTCGTTCTACACGGGCCTGTCCCGtgtctctgatcacaagcaccACCCCACTGATGTGCTGGCGGGTTTTGTGCAAGGAGCCCTGGTGGCCTACTGCATA GTATTCTTTGTGTCTGATTTGTTCAAGTTCAAAGGTCGACGCTCTACCCTTTCGCCAGCCCCAGTGAAGAAAGATCTCGTTCCTCAGGCAGACATCAGAGAGCGGAGCAACCATCTCATCATGGCATAG
- the LOC117746779 gene encoding phospholipid phosphatase 3-like isoform X2, with translation MQRCLIYEKTMAAETRNGVSSLNNNTGKDHSRRKLLVGVDLFCLFLVLLVAVFLHKFPFPPYQRGFFCNDNSIGLTHKDSTVSNTMLTAVGVTMPVVSIIIGESYRIYFLNEGSKSFVGNPYISALYKQVGVFIFGCAISQSFTDIAKVSVGRMRPHFLDVCKPDFSTINCSLGYITDYQCQGPESKVQEARKSFFSGHASFSMYTMLYLVFYLQSRFTWHGARLLRPLTQFTLVMMSFYTGLSRVSDHKHHPTDVLAGFVQGALVAYCIVFFVSDLFKFKGRRSTLSPAPVKKDLVPQADIRERSNHLIMA, from the exons ATGCAACGCTGTTTGATATATGAGAAAACGATGGCTGCGGAGACGAGGAACGGCGTGAGTTCACTGAACAACAACACCGGCAAAGACCacagcaggaggaagctgctggtCGGAGTGGACCTCTTCTGCCTGTTTCTCG TGTTGCTTGTTGCCGTGTTTTTGCACAAATTTCCCTTCCCGCCTTACCAGAGAGGCTTCTTCTGCAATGACAACAGCATCGGGCTGACCCATAAGGACAGCACGGTGTCCAACACCATGCTCACAGCCGTGGGCGTCACTATGCCTGTGGTCTCA ATCATCATCGGGGAGAGCTACAGGATCTACTTTCTGAACGAGGGATCCAAGTCCTTTGTGGGGAACCCCTACATATCTGCGCTGTACAAGCAAGTGGGCGTGTTCATCTTCGGCTGCGCCATCAGCCAGTCCTTCACTGACATCGCCAAAGTGTCAGTGGGCCGCATGCGCCCTCACTTCCTCGACGTGTGCAAGCCGGACTTCTCCACTATCAACTGCTCCCTGGGCTACATCACTGACTACCAGTGTCAGGGGCCAGAGAGCAAAGTTCAGGAGGCCAG GAAGTCTTTCTTCTCTGGACATGCATCATTCTCCATGTACACCATGCTTTACCTGGTG TTTTACCTGCAGTCTCGTTTCACTTGGCATGGAGCTCGCCTGCTGCGCCCTCTGACCCAGTTCACCCTCGTCATGATGTCGTTCTACACGGGCCTGTCCCGtgtctctgatcacaagcaccACCCCACTGATGTGCTGGCGGGTTTTGTGCAAGGAGCCCTGGTGGCCTACTGCATA GTATTCTTTGTGTCTGATTTGTTCAAGTTCAAAGGTCGACGCTCTACCCTTTCGCCAGCCCCAGTGAAGAAAGATCTCGTTCCTCAGGCAGACATCAGAGAGCGGAGCAACCATCTCATCATGGCATAG